The following coding sequences lie in one beta proteobacterium CB genomic window:
- a CDS encoding TonB domain-containing protein — MNSAQTFHSSFSRGRPTKNESTKRAFSFSLAAHLGLVAFLVIGISWNNSTPSGVEVELWDASQQVETPVVPELKTEMKEEAADIAIKKKKVEKEPPKKEVVKETPKPPKPTPPKEKEKEKPKKAEAPKATAPAETKANAAAEKVRADQLARLRAAAGAEGGSGGTSGSGVGGGGNAPPGWTDKVVKKVKPLIVFNPESIGGNPAAVVKVNLAPDGAILSTDLITSSGNAGWDRAVLLALTRAESLPKDDNGKIPQREVKLTFKPKD; from the coding sequence ACTAAAAACGAAAGTACTAAACGTGCTTTTAGTTTTTCACTGGCTGCGCACTTAGGTTTAGTCGCATTCTTAGTTATCGGCATCAGTTGGAATAACTCCACACCGTCAGGAGTAGAAGTTGAGCTATGGGATGCGAGTCAGCAAGTCGAAACGCCTGTCGTGCCAGAACTCAAAACGGAAATGAAAGAGGAAGCGGCCGACATCGCCATCAAGAAAAAGAAGGTTGAGAAAGAGCCGCCTAAAAAAGAAGTGGTGAAAGAAACCCCTAAGCCACCGAAACCGACTCCACCTAAGGAGAAGGAAAAAGAGAAACCAAAGAAGGCTGAAGCCCCGAAAGCGACTGCCCCTGCCGAAACTAAAGCCAATGCCGCCGCCGAGAAAGTGCGTGCCGACCAATTAGCCCGTCTGCGCGCTGCTGCTGGGGCTGAAGGTGGCAGTGGTGGAACTAGTGGAAGTGGTGTTGGTGGCGGTGGTAATGCACCCCCAGGATGGACAGATAAAGTTGTCAAAAAGGTTAAACCTCTAATAGTGTTCAACCCAGAATCCATTGGCGGCAATCCTGCGGCAGTCGTTAAAGTCAATCTGGCACCCGATGGCGCAATCTTAAGCACCGATCTCATTACCTCTAGCGGCAACGCCGGCTGGGATCGCGCAGTGTTACTTGCACTAACCCGTGCGGAGAGCCTGCCAAAAGACGACAATGGAAAAATTCCTCAAAGAGAAGTTAAGCTGACCTTTAAACCCAAGGACTAA